From one Pedosphaera parvula Ellin514 genomic stretch:
- a CDS encoding MBL fold metallo-hydrolase, with protein MSQLSVKCFGVGDGWPCADRNHSSFLYRFGKTSFLIDCGEPLDRSYKASGLSYDAFDRIFLSHLHADHIGGFFMLMQGLWLESRKKELLVHMPREGLKPLRQMLNAACIFDELLEFRLRFEALRAGTAVLSKDVRVTPFRSTHLDRLRKTFQKKYPQKFEAFCFLIEAGKMRIGHSADIGSPEDLAPLLSKPLDLLVCELAHFRPEELFDYLQQHEIKRIAFIHLGRSHWEHLKKIRRLSIKMLPDVEIHFPKDQEEIRF; from the coding sequence ATGTCACAACTCTCTGTAAAATGCTTCGGAGTTGGGGACGGTTGGCCATGTGCTGACCGAAACCATTCTTCTTTTTTGTACCGGTTTGGTAAGACTTCCTTTTTAATCGATTGCGGAGAGCCGCTCGACCGCAGCTACAAGGCTTCAGGACTTTCATACGATGCCTTCGACCGTATTTTTTTATCGCATTTGCATGCAGATCACATTGGTGGGTTTTTCATGCTCATGCAGGGTTTGTGGTTGGAGTCCCGAAAAAAAGAATTGCTTGTTCATATGCCGCGGGAAGGCCTCAAACCTTTGCGGCAAATGTTGAATGCAGCTTGCATCTTTGATGAATTGCTTGAGTTTCGGCTTCGATTCGAAGCCTTGCGTGCCGGAACCGCGGTTCTTTCCAAGGATGTTCGCGTGACCCCTTTCCGTTCGACCCACCTGGATCGCCTGCGCAAGACTTTTCAAAAAAAGTATCCCCAAAAATTTGAAGCATTCTGTTTTCTCATTGAGGCTGGCAAAATGAGAATCGGACATAGCGCGGATATCGGCAGTCCTGAAGATCTGGCCCCGCTGCTAAGCAAACCGCTGGATTTGTTGGTTTGTGAGCTGGCTCATTTCAGGCCCGAGGAACTTTTTGATTATTTGCAGCAGCACGAGATCAAACGGATAGCCTTTATCCATTTGGGCCGATCGCACTGGGAACATCTTAAAAAAATACGTCGTCTGTCGATCAAGATGCTTCCAGACGTAGAAATCCACTTTCCCAAGGACCAGGAAGAGATCCGTTTTTAA
- a CDS encoding thymidylate synthase has protein sequence MIQYHQLLKLVLEQGKFKPDRTGTGTYAVFGAQARFPLADGFPVVTTKKLHLKSIIYELLWFLRGDTNVKYLNENGVTIWDEWADTEGNLGRVYGAQWCDWRTADGRSINQIDEVIAQIKKTPDSRRHIVSAWNVGEIERMALPPCHALFQFFVQDGELSCQLYQRSADLFLGVPFNIASYALLTMMVAQVCDLKPGTFVHTFGDLHLYSNHLEQAKLQLSREPKQLPQMKLNPAIKNIHEFKFEDFQLAGYDPHPGIKAPIAV, from the coding sequence ATGATTCAGTATCACCAGCTCTTAAAGCTCGTTCTGGAGCAGGGAAAATTTAAGCCCGACCGGACTGGGACAGGAACCTACGCAGTTTTTGGCGCCCAGGCGCGGTTTCCATTGGCAGACGGATTTCCGGTGGTGACCACCAAAAAGCTCCATCTGAAATCGATTATTTACGAACTGCTCTGGTTTTTGCGCGGTGATACAAATGTAAAGTATCTGAACGAAAATGGGGTCACGATTTGGGATGAGTGGGCGGACACGGAGGGAAATTTAGGGCGTGTGTATGGGGCGCAGTGGTGTGATTGGCGCACGGCGGATGGCCGCTCGATCAACCAGATTGACGAGGTCATAGCGCAGATTAAGAAAACTCCGGACAGCCGCCGTCACATTGTAAGCGCGTGGAATGTGGGGGAGATAGAGCGCATGGCGCTGCCGCCGTGTCACGCGCTGTTCCAGTTCTTCGTGCAGGATGGCGAATTAAGCTGCCAATTGTATCAACGCAGTGCCGATCTTTTTTTAGGTGTTCCGTTCAACATTGCTTCGTACGCGCTGCTGACGATGATGGTGGCGCAGGTTTGTGATTTGAAGCCGGGGACGTTTGTGCACACGTTCGGGGATCTGCACTTGTATAGCAACCACCTTGAGCAAGCCAAGCTACAGCTTTCCCGGGAGCCGAAACAGCTGCCGCAGATGAAATTGAATCCGGCGATCAAAAATATTCACGAGTTTAAATTCGAGGATTTTCAATTGGCAGGGTATGATCCGCATCCGGGGATCAAGGCACCGATTGCGGTGTGA
- a CDS encoding dihydrofolate reductase, translated as MKHFKAIAAMSQNRVIGQGNKIPWHLPEDFKWFKKMTTGQVVVMGRKTFESIGRPLPNRETIVLSRGPFQHPGVRTIFDLSEISLADESREIFICGGAQIYEQTLPMCSDLYLTVLKRTVEGDAFFPTFENAFVKAEEILDCPEFTILHFRNRFLS; from the coding sequence ATGAAGCATTTCAAAGCAATTGCGGCGATGTCCCAGAACCGGGTGATTGGGCAGGGGAACAAAATTCCGTGGCATTTGCCGGAGGATTTCAAATGGTTCAAGAAGATGACGACGGGGCAGGTGGTGGTGATGGGGCGGAAGACGTTCGAGTCGATTGGCCGGCCATTGCCGAACCGGGAGACGATCGTTTTGAGCCGGGGTCCGTTTCAGCATCCGGGCGTGCGGACGATTTTCGATTTGAGCGAGATTAGTTTGGCTGATGAGAGTCGGGAGATTTTTATTTGTGGAGGCGCTCAGATTTATGAGCAGACGTTGCCGATGTGTTCGGATCTTTATTTGACGGTACTGAAGCGGACGGTTGAAGGGGATGCGTTCTTTCCCACATTTGAGAACGCTTTTGTGAAAGCGGAGGAGATTTTGGATTGTCCTGAGTTCACCATTCTCCATTTTCGGAATCGGTTTTTATCATAA